A single genomic interval of Daucus carota subsp. sativus chromosome 1, DH1 v3.0, whole genome shotgun sequence harbors:
- the LOC108208636 gene encoding alpha-(1,4)-fucosyltransferase isoform X1, protein MQQFRFISINSLAIMMLVIFACTIYYFSGFLDFPSAYSSISLVPKSRSSLLGAYRKWDSEVGCQQFRHKYKGLIRSNNSVSVQDAYGEVKCSVLKMNHVAVLVKGRTWLPDNLDNLYSCRCGLSCLWTKSPVLVDKPDALLFETTLPPLLRKKGDPLRVYLDLEPGRRRSAVEDIFISYHASDDIQATYAGGLFHNNRNYKLSSTKNDDILVYWSSSRCVPKRNRLAKSLLSLLPHHSFGKCLNNVGGRNKALSLYPECVKFKPPKWWDHLHCAMSHYKFVLSIENTETESYVTEKLFYALDSGAVPIYFGAPNVWDFVPPHSIIDGNKFKSVEDLATYVKDLANDPIAYAEYHAWRRCGVLGNYQKTRAASLDTLPCRLCEAVSKKGGTNAKPS, encoded by the exons ATGCAGCAGTTTAGATTCATATCCATCAATTCCTTAGCAATCATGATGCTGGTGATTTTTGCATGCACGATTTACTATTTTTCGGGTTTTCTTGATTTTCCATCTGCATATTCTTCAATTTCATTGGTCCCGAAATCTCGGTCTAGTTTGCTTGGTGCATACAGAAAATGGGATTCTGAAGTTGGTTGTCAACAGTTTAGACATAAATATAAAGGGTTGATTAGAAGTAATAACTCAGTTTCTGTTCAAGATGCGTATGGTGAGGTGAAATGTAGTGTCTTGAAAATGAATCATGTGGCAGTTTTGGTTAAAGGGAGGACTTGGTTACCTGACAATTTGGATAATTTGTATTCTTGTCGATGCGGGTTGAGTTGTCTGTGGACAAAGTCTCCTGTTCTTGTCGATAAACCTGATGCCTTGTTGTTTGAAACCACCCTGCCGCCACTTCTG AGAAAAAAGGGGGATCCACTTCGTGTTTACTTGGATCTTGAACCTGGCAGAAGACGATCAGCCGTAGAGGATATTTTCATCAGCTACCATGCCAGCGATGATATCCAGGCAACTTATGCTGGTGGCCTTTTTCATAACAATAGAAATTATAAATTGTCTTCTACCAAGAACGAT GATATTCTTGTCTATTGGTCATCATCACGCTGTGTCCCTAAAAGAAACAGGCTTGCGAAAAGTTTACTTAGTTTGCTTCCTCATCACTCATTTGGCAAGTGCTTGAACAATGTTGGCGGAAGAAATAAGGCTCTGTCACTCTATCCAGAATGTGTGAAGTTCAAACCCCCTAAATGGTGGGATCATTTACATTGTGCTATGTCTCACTACAAGTTTGTTCTTTCAATTGAAAACACAGAAACCGAGAGTTATGTGACAGAAAAATTGTTTTATGCGTTAGACTCTGGAGCAGTTCCAATATATTTTGGTGCTCCTAATGTTTGGGACTTTGTACCTCCTCACTCAATAATAGATGGAAATAAATTTAAGTCGGTGGAAGATCTAGCTACTTATGTGAAGGATCTAGCTAATGATCCGATCGCCTATGCAGAATATCATGCATGGAGAAGGTGTGGTGTTCTGGGTAACTATCAGAAGACTCGTGCTGCTAGCTTAGACACGTTACCGTGTAGGCTTTGTGAAGCTGTTAGTAAAAAGGGTGGAACCAATGCAAAACCATCTTGA
- the LOC108208636 gene encoding alpha-(1,4)-fucosyltransferase isoform X2 translates to MQQFRFISINSLAIMMLVIFACTIYYFSGFLDFPSAYSSISLVPKSRSSLLGAYRKWDSEVGCQQFRHKYKGLIRSNNSVSVQDAYGEVKCSVLKMNHVAVLVKGRTWLPDNLDNLYSCRCGLSCLWTKSPVLVDKPDALLFETTLPPLLDILVYWSSSRCVPKRNRLAKSLLSLLPHHSFGKCLNNVGGRNKALSLYPECVKFKPPKWWDHLHCAMSHYKFVLSIENTETESYVTEKLFYALDSGAVPIYFGAPNVWDFVPPHSIIDGNKFKSVEDLATYVKDLANDPIAYAEYHAWRRCGVLGNYQKTRAASLDTLPCRLCEAVSKKGGTNAKPS, encoded by the exons ATGCAGCAGTTTAGATTCATATCCATCAATTCCTTAGCAATCATGATGCTGGTGATTTTTGCATGCACGATTTACTATTTTTCGGGTTTTCTTGATTTTCCATCTGCATATTCTTCAATTTCATTGGTCCCGAAATCTCGGTCTAGTTTGCTTGGTGCATACAGAAAATGGGATTCTGAAGTTGGTTGTCAACAGTTTAGACATAAATATAAAGGGTTGATTAGAAGTAATAACTCAGTTTCTGTTCAAGATGCGTATGGTGAGGTGAAATGTAGTGTCTTGAAAATGAATCATGTGGCAGTTTTGGTTAAAGGGAGGACTTGGTTACCTGACAATTTGGATAATTTGTATTCTTGTCGATGCGGGTTGAGTTGTCTGTGGACAAAGTCTCCTGTTCTTGTCGATAAACCTGATGCCTTGTTGTTTGAAACCACCCTGCCGCCACTTCTG GATATTCTTGTCTATTGGTCATCATCACGCTGTGTCCCTAAAAGAAACAGGCTTGCGAAAAGTTTACTTAGTTTGCTTCCTCATCACTCATTTGGCAAGTGCTTGAACAATGTTGGCGGAAGAAATAAGGCTCTGTCACTCTATCCAGAATGTGTGAAGTTCAAACCCCCTAAATGGTGGGATCATTTACATTGTGCTATGTCTCACTACAAGTTTGTTCTTTCAATTGAAAACACAGAAACCGAGAGTTATGTGACAGAAAAATTGTTTTATGCGTTAGACTCTGGAGCAGTTCCAATATATTTTGGTGCTCCTAATGTTTGGGACTTTGTACCTCCTCACTCAATAATAGATGGAAATAAATTTAAGTCGGTGGAAGATCTAGCTACTTATGTGAAGGATCTAGCTAATGATCCGATCGCCTATGCAGAATATCATGCATGGAGAAGGTGTGGTGTTCTGGGTAACTATCAGAAGACTCGTGCTGCTAGCTTAGACACGTTACCGTGTAGGCTTTGTGAAGCTGTTAGTAAAAAGGGTGGAACCAATGCAAAACCATCTTGA